A region from the Oceanidesulfovibrio marinus genome encodes:
- a CDS encoding DUF1318 domain-containing protein, whose amino-acid sequence MRIFRNAMVFTTLFAVAACVTVNIYFPTQKVDQAAEKIVDQVYGIEQPDSEAPETKDDSSSLSRMFEVVADCFGPTAAYAQDATTVSNPAIRELKNQIAANHQQLKPYYDAGAVKIGTDGMLTIANTSGLSVAQQAELKRLVRADNSARNSLYSEVAKALGIAQSEVGKVKDIFAKHWRDKAPAAWLQ is encoded by the coding sequence ATGCGCATATTCCGCAACGCGATGGTTTTCACCACGCTTTTCGCCGTGGCCGCCTGTGTGACGGTCAACATCTACTTTCCGACCCAGAAGGTGGATCAGGCCGCGGAGAAGATCGTGGACCAGGTGTACGGCATCGAGCAGCCGGACAGCGAGGCGCCGGAGACCAAGGACGACAGCTCCAGCCTGTCGCGGATGTTCGAGGTCGTGGCGGATTGCTTCGGTCCGACCGCAGCCTACGCCCAGGACGCAACCACCGTATCCAACCCGGCCATCCGCGAGCTGAAGAACCAGATCGCGGCGAACCATCAGCAGCTCAAGCCGTACTATGACGCTGGGGCCGTGAAGATCGGCACGGACGGCATGCTGACGATAGCGAACACCTCGGGACTTTCCGTGGCGCAGCAGGCCGAGCTCAAGCGGCTGGTCCGCGCGGACAACAGCGCACGTAACTCCCTGTATAGCGAGGTGGCCAAGGCGCTGGGCATCGCGCAGAGCGAGGTGGGCAAGGTCAAGGATATCTTTGCCAAGCACTGGCGCGACAAGGCACCGGCGGCGTGGCTGCAGTAA